gggcttagagatacctgaggagtgtcagtgtacttatagtggtgagccaataaccaccgttggagtagtgccgtatctttaggatgttaaccgtcccattatcttagggaggttaagatatggctttgtgaagcggttagagagattttaggggcggttactcatttaaatgagtgcttatctgtcagctaatctcatgtccgacttctttagagcaagTCGTAGTGAACACCGACTTCTTGTGTGAAGGTCGGTGCTTAGaaaggcttaatctattggattaggccttttagttggacctgggcccttaacattgggccaggtATGAACAGTGAGCATATTAAAATCATAGGACAATTAAGTTAACATATGTGAATTTTTGGTAGAGCAAAACCTTTCAGTTACAGGGTACCAAAGAAACCATACCGTAACGTTTTTGGCAAGGTGCTAGACAACTATACAAAATTAGTCTAAATCGAGTTAAAAACTGAAATGGTAGGATAAGGACACATGCATGCATTGCTTTTAAAGAGATTGAGGATAAAATAGTACTTAAATGACAATGTGTGAAGCTaattaacattttttaggtaacatatcaataaatttatattagttaacatatataattttttataatcattttttcatttaattttttaattgaatatgTGATTGTACAGAGATGATAACTTTAAAACCATTGGCCATTTACCAAAACTTCATGTTAAATTCGATAGCTGTAATACAATGAGAATGACAGCCAAATGGTAAAGATCAGAATCCGATTTTggaaaaaattgaatatatacATTTGAATTCTGAATACATAACTAGTATAAACCTTTTTGGATAAACTTAAATAAtctttttttgaaagaaaagctgataagaatttttattaatagtaatttataaatacattattttgtatttaaatttttaattataaaagtaCCTATTTTAAAGTTGTAGTGTTCGgataaataactcaaaaaatataatttttttagacaATAAAATGGATATTAAAACAAAACGAtgataacaaatattttttaatattatatgttaaTTTTACATAACCTAATCAGTAAGATTACAATTGTTTAAACAATTGATTCTTTATTAATATCATTAAAAATTGGTTCTTCTATTTCACCTTTACCCATAACGGTGGTCTTGTATGTGGTGaatagtaataaaattttaattcacaaTAATTTTGATGGTAAtaccaaaaaaattattgtgtaATTAGTGTTTGCTGTTTTATTGTGTATGATATGGtaggtaaaaataaaaaataaatgtattgtcaatgtatattttgttgctattttatattttttttactccTGTTAGAATTTCCTCCTCTTTTATTGGAGTCAAGAATTTGctataattaactattaaaataatagcaaactatataaaaataaaatcacatgtaaaaaaaaattaaaattgagatTTCATACCATATACAAtgttaaatacaaatttaataataaaaatagagtggtaaaataataaaaaaagaccGAAAAGAATATATGTAGAAGCTTGGGTGTAAATGGTGGTAGATATATTTTGTTCTTTTTAGAAGAACAAACTCCTCATTTTatgtttgataaataaaaaagatcatATCGAAGTATTTTTGAAAGCACTTAAGATAGAACTTTTTaaagttatttatatttttcaaaatttaaaagtctaatacaacgttaactaatttttaaatttaatgctTACATTTACGtttattatagtatttttaaattttaaaaactattttaccAAATATAATTGATGTTGTTTGTAtttactaaaaattatttttaatttgatttaccaaacataaatactacaacttttaaaaaaattattttttaaaaattaatttttataaactatttttaaaaaataaaaattttactaaactagatctacttttttttaaaattatgaattttaaaaaaaataaaattatattataacttttcataacttaaaaattaaaaaataacttttgcTACTTTTCAAACGAGTGCTAAGGATCCTTCCTTCAATTGTTACCCAACCCTAATATATAACATTATAACATCCAATTTACCTGCATCTATTAGGGATCACAGAAATAATGATTAACTACGAAAAGCTGGTCTAATAGATATTGTACTTTAACAACACATTTTAAgaatactattttttttcaagaaaaaatatattaatatatttatatataaaacttTATGAACATTTTTATCATATTCTTCTAGCCTAAACAGTTAaacattattgaaagaaaataataaaaaaaatgtcaaAGAAGTTGTTAatctattaattaaaaaaaatttgactaattaaaaatataaaaatattttttattttttaaaatataaaacatttaaatttttatatattttgaacaaaaaaaattaaaatatctaatatttaaaaatataaaaataattttaattaatcatgattttatttatcttggcataacaaaattaaatatcaatttGTCTTTTTTTGTCAAACAATAATTAAGAAGGCTAATTAAAGGTCAAACAAGGATTTACTTATCTCCTAACTAACCGTTACAAAAACCTAGAATTGTTTGGAatctgtcttcttcttcttccatccCAACGCCGTTTTGATCCTATCCACAGCTTTCATGAAGATCCCACCCTTATTGTTATGCTTCCCAGCCTCACCCTTGTTTTCATGCATCGTCGGATCAATCATTTGCTTCCTTTTGGGTTGCTTGTTAATAATAACTTCTGATTCCAACTCTTTTGGGGTACCATTCAAATCCGCACCGCATGATTGAAACGTTTGAACCAGCCTAGGGTACAAACTTTCCACCAAACTCTTCTTAAAAGACGCCGAAACTTTCACATTTGAAGAAGAACACAAACTGGATGACCTACCATCACCACTTTGGTTCATGCAATAATACCCAACCCACACGCGCTCATTGGCGTACTCGCGGCACGCGTCCAAGACAGCCACTGAGCGCGTGCAGAAGTGTTGAAGGACGAAGGCCTCAAAGTGCTCGGGCGGCCTATGAACGAGGTTCATGGCAACTTCCCACGTGAGCTGAAACGCCATCTCGGTGTAGACACGTGACCTGCTCTGAAAGATAGGGCGTCCGAACGAAGTCCCAGGCTCATTGAAAAACGGTTGCTCGTTGAGAACGAGTGCTTGGATTGAGAGCAAGACCTGAAGGAGCGTCGAAGCGCGTGGATCCCACTTCTCGGCTGACCTGCCGTGCCACGTGTTAAGGAGGCTCAAGCAGACCCTGCCGTTGTTGTAGAGGTTCGGGTTGAGATCGTGCCCGAACGAGTGGAAGTATACTTCCGGAGGATAGTTTGGGTATTTAGAAGGGAGCTGGATGTCGAAGAAGAAGAGACCATCGTGGTACGGCGTTCCCGCGGCGCCTATAATCACCGCCCTCATTAGGTCAATGCGGTTCTCGTAGACCCGAACGTAGATGGAGTCTGGAAGGTTCTGTTCCAAGATCTTCCACTCTTTCATGGCGCGCTTGGAGAGATTGCTGTTGGCGGTGCTGTAACTGCTAGCTTCTTCTGATGGTGAGCCAAAGAAATGGTCATCGGGGACTTCCGAAACGATATCGAAGACATTGAAGATCTGCTCTCTTCCTTTCATGGTGTTAGCTGCCTCCTTCTGCTTGTGATGTGATGAACTCATTCTGTCTAGGGAAACCTTAGCTTCAGGAAAGACAAATTCAATTTTGTTAGTCACTCCCTTCTATGTATATACCCATCACTCTAATTTTATATAGCGAGAATTTCTTAAAAATAGAACGTAATAAatatctatcttttatttttgaaaatttatctaTACACCTTTGTAACTGTTTTAAAACTTTTGTATCAGagttgaatttaaatatttagtgTTGGTTTATATTGGATTGTTTTagcaaaataataataataataattttttaataaaatacttttattaaaattatttaaata
Above is a genomic segment from Arachis stenosperma cultivar V10309 chromosome 1, arast.V10309.gnm1.PFL2, whole genome shotgun sequence containing:
- the LOC130965492 gene encoding putative ubiquitin-conjugating enzyme E2 38, translating into MSSSHHKQKEAANTMKGREQIFNVFDIVSEVPDDHFFGSPSEEASSYSTANSNLSKRAMKEWKILEQNLPDSIYVRVYENRIDLMRAVIIGAAGTPYHDGLFFFDIQLPSKYPNYPPEVYFHSFGHDLNPNLYNNGRVCLSLLNTWHGRSAEKWDPRASTLLQVLLSIQALVLNEQPFFNEPGTSFGRPIFQSRSRVYTEMAFQLTWEVAMNLVHRPPEHFEAFVLQHFCTRSVAVLDACREYANERVWVGYYCMNQSGDGRSSSLCSSSNVKVSASFKKSLVESLYPRLVQTFQSCGADLNGTPKELESEVIINKQPKRKQMIDPTMHENKGEAGKHNNKGGIFMKAVDRIKTALGWKKKKTDSKQF